The Streptomyces sp. ALI-76-A nucleotide sequence ACCCGGACGCGATCGTGGACGTGGCGACGCTGACCGGCGCGATGATGCTGGCGCTGGGCAACCGGACGTTCGGGATCATGGCGAACGACGAGGCGTTCCGCTCCGCGGTGCACGAGGCCGCCGAGGAGGTGGGCGAGCCGGCCTGGCCGATGCCGCTGCCGGAGCACCTGCGCAAGGGCATGGACTCGTCCACGGCCGACATCGCGAACATGGGCGAGCGGATGGGCGGCGGGCTGGTCGCCGGGCTGTTCCTGCGCGAGTTCGTGGGCGAGGGGATCACCTGGGCGCACCTCGACATCGCCGGGCCGGCGTTCAACGAGGGCGGGCCGTTCGGGTACACGCCGAAGGGCGGTACGGGTACGGCCGTGCGCACGCTGGTGCGGCTGGCCGAGCTGACGGCCGCGGGCGACCTGGGCTGACGTCCGCCGGGGAGCCCGGTCCGTCCGGTTGTCCGGGTGGCCGCGGGGGCGTGGGGGGCTGGTCGCGCGGCTCCCCGCGCCCCTGGGCGTCGCGGGCGCCGCCCACGGGGGAAGGTGCGATGTCTCACACACCGGCCCGGCGTCTCTTCCTGGCACGACAAGTGCGAAGATGGGGCTCGGCAGGACAGGGCCCCACCCGAAGGGCCGAAGAACGAGCGGCCGGACACCAGCCGCCGACCGGTCACCGCAGACCGGCGTGGCGCACATGCATGGAGGACGTGACGTGGCGAACGACGCCAGCACCGTTTTCGACCTAGTGATCCTCGGCGGTGGCAGCGGTGGGTACGCCGCGGCCCTGCGCGGGGCGCAGCTGGGCCTGGACGTCGCCCTGATCGAGAAGGACAAGGTCGGCGGTACCTGCCTGCACCGGGGGTGCATCCCCACCAAGGCCCTGCTCCACGCGGGCGAGATCGCCGACCAGGCCCGCGAGAGCGAGCAGTTCGGTGTGAAGACCACCTTCGAGGGCATCGACATCGCCGGGGTCCACAAGTACAAGGACGGTGTCATCGCCGGCCTGTACAAGGGTCTGCAGGGGCTTGTCGCCTCCCGCAAGGTGACCTACATCGAGGGTGAGGGCCGGCTGTCCTCCCCCACCTCCGTCGACGTCAACGGCCAGCGCGTCCAGGGCCGCCACGTGCTGCTCGCGACCGGCTCCGTGCCGAAGTCGCTGCCGGGCCTGGAGATCGACGGCAACCGGATCATCTCCTCCGACCACGCCCTCGTCCTGGACCGTGTGCCGAAGTCGGCGATCGTCCTCGGCGGCGGGGTCATCGGCGTCGAGTTCGCCTCCGCCTGGAAGTCCTTCGGCACCGACATCACGATCATCGAGGGCCTCAAGCACCTGGCCCCCCTCGAGGACGAGAACTCCTCCAAGCTTCTTGAGCGCGCGTTCCGCAAGCGCGGCATCAAGTTCAACCTGGGCACCTTCTTCTCGAAGGCCGAGTACACCCAGGACGGCGTCAAGGTCACCCTCGCCGACGGCAAGGAGTTCGAGGCCGAGCTCCTGCTGGTGGCCGTCGGCCGCGGCCCCGTCTCCCAGGGGCTGGGTTACGAGGAGCAGGGCGTCGCCATGGACCGCGGCTACGTCCTGGTCGACGAGTACATGCGCACCAACGTTCCGACCGTCTCCGCCGTCGGCGACCTGGTCCCCACGCTCCAGCTCGCGCACGTCGGCTTCGCCGAGGGCATCCTGGTGGCGGAGCGTCTGGCCGGTCTCAAGACCGTCCCGATCGACTACGACGGTGTCCCGCGGGTGACGTACTGCCACCCGGAGGTCGCCTCCGTCGGTATCACCGAGGCCAAGGCCAAGGAGATCTACGGCGCGGACAAGGTCGTCGCTCTGAAGTACAACCTCGCGGGCAACGGCAGGAGCAAGATCCTCAACACCGCGGGCGAGATCAAGCTCGTCCAGGTGAAGGACGGTGCCGTGGTCGGCGTCCACATGGTCGGCGACCGCATGGGCGAGCAGGTCGGCGAAGCCCAGCTGATCTACAACTGGGAGGCGCTCCCCGCCGAGGTCGCCCAGCTCATCCACGCCCACCCGACGCAGAGCGAGGCGCTCGGCGAGGCCCACCTGGCGCTGGCCGGCAAGCCCCTCCACTCGCACGACTGACCCTCGGTCGACGAACGCGACGACACAGACTTCCGCAATTCGTAAGGAGCAACCGAAACCATGGCGGTTTCCGTAACCCTTCCGGCGCTCGGCGAGAGCGTCACCGAGGGCACCGTCACCCGCTGGCTGAAGGCCGAGGGTGAGCGCGTCGAGGCCGACGAGCCGCTGCTCGAGGTCTCCACCGACAAGGTCGACACCGAGATCCCCTCGCCCGCCGCCGGTGTCCTGGCGTCCATCAAGGTCGCCGAGGACGAGACCGTCGAGGTCGGCGCCGAGCTGGCCGTCATCGACGACGGCACGGGCGCGCCCGCCGCTGAGCCGGCTCCGGCCGCCGAGCAGGCCCCGGCCGCCGAGGAGGTCGCCCCGCCGGCGCCCGAGCCGGCACCGGCGGCGCAGCCGTCCACCGAGCAGGCCGCCCCGGCTCCCGCTCCCACCGCCGAGGCCGCCTCCGGCGGCGGCAGCGCCGAGGGTACGGACGTCGTCCTGCCCGCGCTCGGCGAGTCCGTCACCGAGGGCACCGTCACCCGCTGGCTGAAGGAGGTCGGCGACTCCGTCGAGGCCGACGAGCCGCTGCTGGAGGTCTCGACCGACAAGGTCGACACCGAGATCCCGGCGCCCACCTCTGGTGTGCTGCTGGAGATCGTGGTCGGCGAGGACGAGACCGCCGAGGTCGGCGCCAAGCTGGCCGTCATCGGCGCTCCGGGTGCGGCTCCGGCCGCTGCCCCGGCTCCCGAGGCTCCGGCTCCGGCCGCCGAGGCCCCGGCGCCCGCTCCGGCTCCGGCCCCCGCGCCGGCCGCCCCCGCGGCTCCGGCCGCTCCGGCGCCCGCCCCGCAGGCGCCCTCGGCTCCCGCCCCGCAGCAGCAGACCACCCCGGCTCCCGAGCCGGCCCCGGCCGCTCCGGCGCCCGCGCCCGCCCCGGCGGCCGCCCCTGCTGCGGCTCCGTCCGCGCCCTCCGGTGACGACGGCGCCTACGTGACCCCGCTGGTGCGCAAGCTCGCCGCCGAGAACGGCGTCGACCTGGCCGGCGTCAAGGGCACCGGTGTCGGCGGCCGGATCCGCAAGCAGGACGTCATCGCCGCCGCCGAGGCCGCGAAGGCCGCCGCCGCGCCGGCTCCGGCCGCCGCCCCGGCCGCCGCCGCGAAGAAGGCCCCGAAGCTGGAGGCCTCCCCGCTGCGCGGCCAGACCGTCAAGATGCCGCGCATCCGCAAGGTCATCGGCGACAACATGGTCAAGGCGCTGCGCGAGCAGGCCCAGCTGTCCTCGGTCGTCGAGGTCGACGTGACCCGCCTGATGCGCCTGCGCAACCAGGCCAAGGACTCCTTCGCCGCGCGCGAGGGCGTCAAGCTCTCCCCGATGCCGTTCTTCGTGAAGGCGGCGGCCCAGGCGCTGAAGGCCCACCCGGTCATCAACGCCAGGATCAACGAGGCCGAGGGCACGATCACCTACTTCGACACCGAGAGCGTCGGTATCGCGGTGGACTCCGAGAAGGGCCTGATGACCCCGGTCATCAAGCACGCCGGTGACCTCAACATCGCCGGTATCGCCAAGGCCACGGCGGAGCTCGCGGGCAAGGTCCGCGCCAACAAGATCACTCCGGACGAGCTGTCCGGCGCGACCTTCACCATCTCCAACACCGGTTCGCGCGGCGCGCTCTTCGACACGATCATCGTGCCGCCGAACCAGGTCGCGATCCTCGGCATCGGTGCCACGGTCAAGCGTCCGGCCGTCATCGAGACGGAGGAGGGCACGGTCATCGGCGTCCGCGACATGACGTACCTGACGCTGTCCTACGACCACCGCCTGGTGGACGGCGCCGACGCGGCCCGTTACCTGACCGCGGTCAAGGCGATCCTGGAGGCGGGCGAGTTCGAGGTCGAGCTCGGCCTGTAAGCAGACGTTCCCGCTTGTACGGTGCCCCCGTCCGGAGTTCTCCGGGCGGGGGCACCGCGCTTTCCCCGGGGGCCGGCGGAGCCCCGTCCCGGAACGTGTAAGTCTCGTCTCACCTGCGCGAAAGCGCCCCCGTGCGCCCTTCCCCGAAGCGCCCACGGCCTTATTGTCTAAACGTCGAACGCCCCCGGGGCCGAGGGGCGGCCCCTCCTTAAGGAGCCCTCATGACCGCGCCCGTCGTCCACTCGCTGCGCGAACAGATCCGCGAGCACATCGTGGAGGGGATCGTCAGCGGGCGCTGGCAGCCGGGCGAGCGGATCGTGGAGCGGCGGATCGCGACCGAGCTGGAGGTCAGCCAGACACCGGTGCGCGAGGCGCTGCGCGAGCTGGAGTCGCTGCGGCTGATCGAGTCGGCGCCGAACAAGGGTGCGCGGGTGCGGAACCTGACGGCGGCCGACCTGGAGGAGAGCTACCCGGTCCGGGCCGGTCTGGAGGCCATCGCGGCGGAGTTGGCGGCCGGACGGCTGGCTCAGGACTGCTCGGCCCTGGAGCCGCACGTGGCCGCCCTGTACGAGGCGGACCGCGCGTCGGACGGCACCGCCCAGGTTCGCCACACGGTGGGTTTCCACCGGGAACTGGTCCGCGCGGCGGACAACTCGGTGCTGCTGCACACCTGGGAGGGCCTGGGCATCGAGGTGTTCACCGCTCTGTCGATCCGCTGGCTGGGGACGGTGCAGCAGTCGTACGCGGAGGAGCACGAGGAGCTGATGGCCGCGTTCCGGCGCCGGGACCCGCGGATCGCGGACATCGTGAAGGCGCATGTGCTGGGATGCGCGCCGCGCGCCTGACCCGTCACCGGAGCGTAGGTGCGCTCAGACGTGCTCCCACCTGCGAAATCCCGCTTCGGGAGCGACACTGCGTGTCTTCGGCGGAGGCACCCCGTGCCTACTTTCTCGTAATCGAGAGGTTTTGCCCTTCAACCCTTTGATCGATCATCGATCAGGGAGTTACAGTCGCCGACGGGCCACGCGGCGCGAGCCACGAGGTGTCACACCACCGAGGCCCAAGCCCTGTCCTGCCAAAGACCAAGGGCGACCCTGAACCCTTACCGATGAGGGAACCCCCTTCGACTGAGGAAGGCGGCGACATGACCGACCCCCACGCCATCCAGCCGAGCGCTCTCGACCAGCTCCCCGACCGGGACCCGGAGGAGACCGCCGAATGGCAGGCCTCGCTGGACGCGGTCGCCCAGGCGGCCGGGCCGCACCGTGCCGCGTACCTGATGCGGCGCACGCTGGAGCGTGCCGAGGGCAACGGCATCGCGCTGCCCAAGCTGCTCGAGACGGACTACG carries:
- the lpdA gene encoding dihydrolipoyl dehydrogenase, which produces MANDASTVFDLVILGGGSGGYAAALRGAQLGLDVALIEKDKVGGTCLHRGCIPTKALLHAGEIADQARESEQFGVKTTFEGIDIAGVHKYKDGVIAGLYKGLQGLVASRKVTYIEGEGRLSSPTSVDVNGQRVQGRHVLLATGSVPKSLPGLEIDGNRIISSDHALVLDRVPKSAIVLGGGVIGVEFASAWKSFGTDITIIEGLKHLAPLEDENSSKLLERAFRKRGIKFNLGTFFSKAEYTQDGVKVTLADGKEFEAELLLVAVGRGPVSQGLGYEEQGVAMDRGYVLVDEYMRTNVPTVSAVGDLVPTLQLAHVGFAEGILVAERLAGLKTVPIDYDGVPRVTYCHPEVASVGITEAKAKEIYGADKVVALKYNLAGNGRSKILNTAGEIKLVQVKDGAVVGVHMVGDRMGEQVGEAQLIYNWEALPAEVAQLIHAHPTQSEALGEAHLALAGKPLHSHD
- the sucB gene encoding 2-oxoglutarate dehydrogenase, E2 component, dihydrolipoamide succinyltransferase: MAVSVTLPALGESVTEGTVTRWLKAEGERVEADEPLLEVSTDKVDTEIPSPAAGVLASIKVAEDETVEVGAELAVIDDGTGAPAAEPAPAAEQAPAAEEVAPPAPEPAPAAQPSTEQAAPAPAPTAEAASGGGSAEGTDVVLPALGESVTEGTVTRWLKEVGDSVEADEPLLEVSTDKVDTEIPAPTSGVLLEIVVGEDETAEVGAKLAVIGAPGAAPAAAPAPEAPAPAAEAPAPAPAPAPAPAAPAAPAAPAPAPQAPSAPAPQQQTTPAPEPAPAAPAPAPAPAAAPAAAPSAPSGDDGAYVTPLVRKLAAENGVDLAGVKGTGVGGRIRKQDVIAAAEAAKAAAAPAPAAAPAAAAKKAPKLEASPLRGQTVKMPRIRKVIGDNMVKALREQAQLSSVVEVDVTRLMRLRNQAKDSFAAREGVKLSPMPFFVKAAAQALKAHPVINARINEAEGTITYFDTESVGIAVDSEKGLMTPVIKHAGDLNIAGIAKATAELAGKVRANKITPDELSGATFTISNTGSRGALFDTIIVPPNQVAILGIGATVKRPAVIETEEGTVIGVRDMTYLTLSYDHRLVDGADAARYLTAVKAILEAGEFEVELGL
- a CDS encoding GntR family transcriptional regulator; this encodes MTAPVVHSLREQIREHIVEGIVSGRWQPGERIVERRIATELEVSQTPVREALRELESLRLIESAPNKGARVRNLTAADLEESYPVRAGLEAIAAELAAGRLAQDCSALEPHVAALYEADRASDGTAQVRHTVGFHRELVRAADNSVLLHTWEGLGIEVFTALSIRWLGTVQQSYAEEHEELMAAFRRRDPRIADIVKAHVLGCAPRA